GCTTGACCAGCTTCAGGACGGTGAGGCCCAGGGGATTCGGTCGATGGGCGGTGCGGGTGGCGAGGAACCCGATGGAAGGGAACTTCAGACGGCTCTTGGGTTTGATGAGCAGGTCGGGCTTGTGGGCCCGATCCATCCAGAAGAGGGCGAGGATATGGGAAAAGCCCTCCAGGCCCGTGAGCCCTTTCGCCCACTTTGGGTCCACCAGGATCCGGCCCTGGAGGGCCAGGCCGATGGGTTTTAAGGGCGACCGTTTTGTTTTCATAGCTCCTCCTATTTCACCCGGAATTTCAGGTCCTTGATGAGCATCTTGCCCGTGCCCTGGTTCCCGGGAAGATAGAACTGCACGTCCGAAAGGGCCTGCAGGTCCAGGACCTGGTTTCCCTTCTGGTTGCCCCAGGAATTCCGCAATTCCAATTCGGACAGGTCCACCCCGTAGTCCGCCCACTTGCCCGTACCCGTGAAGGCGGGGAAGGAGTAGGACTCGCCATCGGCCCCGCTCTTCCCGTCATACTGGGCCTGTCCGGGCGCCGCGCAGCCCGATTCGCTCATAAAGACCGAGAAGTGCACGTCCTTGGGGACGAAGGCCTGGAAGGTGAAATGGTGGTAGCCTCGAAGGTCCACCGTGCCCCAAGCCACCAGGGGTTCGATGTTGCTGGGGATGGAGGCCCCGCAACCCCAACCCGTGCCGGTCGAATATTCCAGCTCGATGGTCCCGGAGGTGGTGTTGGCGACGGCCTTCCCGCCGGTCGCGTTGTCGCCCCAGGTGTCCACGTGGGCGGTGGTGTCGATCCTCAGGTAATCCCGGACATCGGGAACTTTCGCGTTCGGGTCGGCCTTTCGGTATTCGGGTCCCTTGGGTTCCACGAAGGCGGTGGGAAGGGGCACCTTCGACCCTTTGTGGATGGCGGTCGCCCGTTGGTTGAGCTTCGCGTGGGCCCGGGTCAGCAGGTCGTAGGGTTTGTCGTGGATATCGACCAGGCCATAGTCCTGGTCCTCGCCGTCGAAGCGCCCTTGCGGAGACTCGTCGGACCACTCGAACCAGTGCATTCCCACCATATAAGGAAGCTCCAGGACGCCTTTGGCGAAGCGCTCCAGATGCTCCACCCGGTCCTTTTGGGTGGGGACGGATACGTCGGCGCCATGGGTATTGGGGTCCCCGCTCTGGTTTTCCATGGCGCTGTAGGAATACTCGGTGAGGAGCAGGGGCTTCTTGGTCATGGCGTGGAAGTTGTCCAAAAGCTGTTGTGGAACGTCCCCCGATTTGGAATAGACGTTCACCGAGACCACATCGCAGTAACGGCCGCAGGCCTCCACCACCTCCCAGGGATTTTCGCCGGCGAAGCGGACGCCCAGGACCAGATGGTGTGGGTCCACTTCCCGCAGGGCCTGGGTCGTCACGGCGAAATAACGGTCGGCCACGACCCCCGCCCAGGCGTCGGCCTCGGTCTTTTGAGCGCGGGTCCTCACCGACAGGGTCACGGGCCCTTCCAATCCATCGAAGGACTTGAGCTTAAGTCCCCAGGCATCATCGAAGGCGTCGATATTTTGGTGATAACGGTCCTCAAAGAACTTTTTGAGGGCCTGCTTGTTCTCGTTGTCGATCCCTGAAAGGGCGTATTTTTCCAAGAGGGACCTTTGTCCCTCGGCCTTCCAGCCGAAATCCCCCCACCAGGGCATCTCGTTATCCAGG
This bacterium DNA region includes the following protein-coding sequences:
- a CDS encoding SAM-dependent methyltransferase; translation: MKTKRSPLKPIGLALQGRILVDPKWAKGLTGLEGFSHILALFWMDRAHKPDLLIKPKSRLKFPSIGFLATRTAHRPNPLGLTVLKLVKHQGNVLFVEGLDVWDGTPVLDLKPYTKRDSVKGFKIPHWVRKLDKLETDPLRRYGS
- a CDS encoding beta-galactosidase, translated to MRKLLTFYLLLGCLFIPDPVPAASFFTVNWEKGKAWFVTPSGKPFLSMGVNAIGDQSYRAPNDDYYNPVPNQYHGDKKAWVRSVFTRLKEWGFNSVGCWSDEAVLKQKFPYTFMLYIGRGKIWDDVLLSVFTPDFERTARANAQKALPYKEDPYLIGYFLDNEMPWWGDFGWKAEGQRSLLEKYALSGIDNENKQALKKFFEDRYHQNIDAFDDAWGLKLKSFDGLEGPVTLSVRTRAQKTEADAWAGVVADRYFAVTTQALREVDPHHLVLGVRFAGENPWEVVEACGRYCDVVSVNVYSKSGDVPQQLLDNFHAMTKKPLLLTEYSYSAMENQSGDPNTHGADVSVPTQKDRVEHLERFAKGVLELPYMVGMHWFEWSDESPQGRFDGEDQDYGLVDIHDKPYDLLTRAHAKLNQRATAIHKGSKVPLPTAFVEPKGPEYRKADPNAKVPDVRDYLRIDTTAHVDTWGDNATGGKAVANTTSGTIELEYSTGTGWGCGASIPSNIEPLVAWGTVDLRGYHHFTFQAFVPKDVHFSVFMSESGCAAPGQAQYDGKSGADGESYSFPAFTGTGKWADYGVDLSELELRNSWGNQKGNQVLDLQALSDVQFYLPGNQGTGKMLIKDLKFRVK